The genomic segment CTATTCGCTACAATGGAGTTCACAAGATTGAAGTACTCCAGCTTGCTCTGCAGAGTGTTGCGCGAGAGAAGGCTCACTTTTGATGCATCGAAAGGTTTCTGGCTATTTATTCATGCATGCATCCCTTAGATAATTTGCTCACCTAGCCAGCTGATCAATATTACcccaaaacatttaaaaataaatttcagcTTTCATGACTATTGATTATTTCCAGCAATCCACCTTTTGCCAAAACAACACGCATTGTTGCTCCAGGGACCGACCCTTGGATTTGGCTGGAGCGAAGGCGAATTTTAACTTTTGGAatatttatagaaaaaaaattttccattttttcgTTGAATGTGGTGAACACCCTTAACGCAGCCGCTAGTTCCCAGAAAATTGTGCGATACACTTCTGACTTCACTGAAGCTGTGAAAATCACTGACTTCTAGtataattcttgattttgcAACCTCGTTTACAGGCTTTCTTGGAGATGAAACAGACGAGTTTTAAGACCAGTGATGTGCATGTACCTGGAAGCAGTAGTGCAAATAATGAGATACCCGAGGGTTGGGATCTGAGGAAGGTTCCAGGGGGACCCGACCCATTGCACCATAATGATCAAGACCCAAAGAAGCCCCGAAAAACTCCATGATATTTTGGCATTATATTGTTGAAAGATTTCTGCTGGTCTCACTTTTTTGCTCTGAAAATTATAAATCTTTATGTATGCATTTTAAACATTGGTTTCTTTAGATTTATGGAAATCAAACCCTGATTAGGAATCTATGTGAGTGGAAATTTGCCTTGTATTAATAGACTTCTCAAGATTCTATCTTTTGCAACAAAAGTTAAATCAAGTAATTCCAAGTTAACTTCTACAATATGCTCAGATAATGTTAGCTCATACGACAAACCGTTCCAGCACTGTATAGATATTATCTGCATCAGCATGAGATTTATCACCCGCCacaaattcataaattatgccATTAACCTCAATCGAGCTGATTCCGGGTTTCTTTTGAATCTCGAAGgccttttcattttctttcacaCTTCACTCGACCATATCGACTTCCAGTCGCTGCATAGATGTTCGAAAGCATCACATAATTTGGACCCCCTCTTGGATCCAGATCATAGATATGCTTCATCAAGCTTTCTGCCAAGTCCAATTACTCACAGCTCTACGCACGGCCAACAGTGAACCGAGCATGACTTATTTGGCTTCTTCCGGATCACCAATAAAGCCTTCTTTCAATCCCCAGCACGACTATAAAGGTCGACTATGCATCCATAGTGTTCAACAGTTTGAGTGATTTTAAGGAGTTGTCATTTTATCGAATAACTCAAGCCCCTCACTTATTAAACCGGCATGGCTACAAGCTGTAAGAGCTCCAGTAAAGCTCACGCCATCGGGTTCAAAACCCATCAATTTGCATGTTTTTGAAATATTTCAAAGCTGACGCTGCATGCGCATTAACAGCCAGGTCAACAATTATTGAGTTCCATGATACTAAGCTTCGTTTAGCCATGTTGTGAAACACCTGACGAGCTAACTCAACAAATCCGCACCTACGATACATGcctattaaaaaattatttacctGAATATTATCtcttaaatcatgcataaatacAAACCCGATGTAACAATAGCCCTAAACCAAGTGTTCCCAAGTTAGAAACTGCAGAGAGCACTGAGACAATTGTTACAAAGTCAAGTGCCACACCAAACATCTGCATCTCTTGAAAATACTCCAGAGCTTCTTCGAACATTTCCTTCTTCACAAACCCATAATCACTACAGTCTAAGACACAGCATCTCTATCAGGCATTTCATCAATAAACGCCTTCTGAAAGTCATCATTTCTCATGTAACCATTAGAGTATTCCAAGTAACCTTATTCTTGATAACCAAGTGATCAAAAACCATTCTGCAGATTCCCAGTTCACCAAACTTTGAATAAATGCCAATTAATGCAGTTCCCACCATCACATCGTCAACATCCAACCCGAGTTTTCGACAATACCCCTGAACGTTAGGCCCGAGGTATAAGCCCTGGAATGGAAAATTGGCACGCCCAGGAGCAGAGTTACAAAAATGATGTGGTTAGGCTCGACACTCGATAATCACATGCGATTCAATTCTGAAGCTGCTTTAGATAGACGACCGTCTTTGCAATATTAGGCGATAGATAAGGTCCAGGAGGCCGTGGTGGCGTCTAGAGAAGCGTTTTCATGGTTGTCGGGGGCCAAGTGGTGGAGTTTTGGAGGAGGAGGCTGTGCGGCCGTGAAGGGTTGATAGGAATTGGGGAGGCGGGAAGAAGGCTCATTCTTTCAAAACGGCTGGCTTCCTTGTTTTCTCGGTTTCATCGTTGTGCataccatattttttaaaatttattttatttatatttaaataaatatcaaaatttaattataaaaaatagtgtGAAACTATACtattaatttgaaatataaactATACTActattttgaaatataaattagaaaaataaatagaaaaaagtaaaaataaaaatatccaaATAAGAATAGAATCTGCAacttattgaaaaaaaaaactatatataCTGAGCTACAGTAACTTATATCAAAATTCTAGcactttattaatataaattctagcactttattaatatatatatatatataattataacagATCATGacacaaaaaattatttattctaaatgtctcaaatttaataatataatatagatttATTTGAATAATGGTCATTCTTAAATTTTATTCCCTCCTCCTTAGGTAGCAATGACCAATTtgtatttatattttcaatagtAGCAGAATATGTAGCAAGTGGAGTTTCATGTCTTAATTGGAATGCCTAATTTGTCATATTTAGAGCTGTAAACAAATTGAGCATGTTTGTGAGTTTTTTTAGACGGTTCGGTATATATTTGATTAATATTTGAGTTTATTGAATTCTAGCTGAACTCGAATATGTTCGAACTTTTTTCGAATCGAACTCGAGCctaaattattttgtttgataGTTCGCGAGTTTCTCGCGAGCTTTTGTAcgttaataataaaatataattatatattaaataaataaatgttgaccTTTTCAAGTACTTATTTTCGAGTAATAATTCGTATAGTTCACGAACATGTTAGAATTTTTCAGACCGAATTCGAGCTTTAATTCAAAACAAAATTCAAGcaaaaagttttaaaactttCGAAATTCGAATCTAGCTCGAACTCGAATTGAACAAATTCGATCCGAATTCTAACTTTCAAATTTTCGTCATATTCGACTCATTTCGGTTAGGTTTGTTTACATGCCTAACCAGACTACATCCACTTAGACTCACATAAATGTTAACTGCTGGAATTGAACTTGCATTTGCAACTCTTGTCCACTTTACAAGTGGTAATTTAAAGGTTTATTTAATTAGAAGAATTTAAAATCTATGAATTtcgtttataattttttattattttattacaaaCAAAAAAACTATAATAAATCGATTCCAAAACTTTACAAATTTATACATTAATAATACAAAATAGAACAGAATGAATTCCAAATAATATCATTACTGGTTGAACTTGAATTCCATTATAATTAACATGGAATATTATACGAacatgtaaaatatatttttgaagtTTATAATCTTATTTCtctaaacaataaaaatatatttgaattcaAACACAACCTAAAAATACAAGGTATGAATAGATTCACACAGCAAGACTTCGTGAAAACAAAAAACTTACACAGTACGTATATATTATacataaaattcgaaacttgGTTTGCCTATCTGTAGTGATTGCCCATTAGGTTCTCTCGCCACCAACCGATAAGACATGTACAACCAGTGAAAATAAATACATCTCACCGAGCATCAGCAGAGGTGAATGAGTCAGCAAAACCCGATGGCTTAGCAGGTATGCTTCCTTTGCTGTCACAAGTGCCACTAAAATCTTGGATATCGGCTTCCTGCCAGCCCTTCAACATCTGTGGAAGAGGCAATGTCATGTCAATGCCAGAACACTGATCCATATCTTCGTATGGTTTCCATTTCTCCACCAACCGAGCTAGCACATTCACGATGTGTCCCATGTCGGGACGATGGTTTGCCTCCCGTGCGGTGCAATGTCCTGCCAATTCGGCTGTAATGTAAATGCTAtcataaatttcttcttttgcaTCAAGTGAAGGGTCAATCGAGGCGATAAGCGTATCTTTGTTAGATTTAATCTGCCAAAACCACTCAGCCAAGTATCTGTTTTCCTCTGGACGATTTTCATCAAGTGCCACTAATCCTGTCAAGAGCTCCATTAGTACCACTCCGAAGCTGAAGATATCGACTTTGGTGGTTATCTTTCCCGTCACTGACAGAAATCAAAAGATTAATCGACAGAAAACAAAAAGAGCACATAAATTAAACATAGATGAACCAGTATTATCATTGAACAAGAAAATATGCAAGTGATATGAAGGGCATATGAAGGTCGAGCTCATTTATTcatttattgaaaatattctTACCAGCATATTCGGGTGCAAGATATCCAAAAGTTCCAGCTAGTCTAGTAGCAACAGATCTCTCTCTATCGGGAGCCAACTTTACCAATCCAAAATCCGACACTTTAGCCCGAAAATCATCATCAAGAAGAATGTTTGAGGATTTCAAATCACGGTGTATAAAGCTTTGGTGCGCCAAAGAATGGAGATATTCGACTCCTCTTGCTACATCAAGAGCAATAACGAGCCTTCTTGCCCAAGATAAAGGCTGTAAACTTAGACTCTTCCATCGGAAAAGATGTCCGCTCAGAGCCCCTTGAGACATATATTCATAAACCAGAACCCTCTCATGTCCTTCAGCCGAGTACCCTAAAAGGGATACCAAGTGACGGGTGGCGAACATTAGAAAGCACAGCAATTTCAACTTGAAATTCATTCAATGCTTTTTTACTGACTGCCACTGCCTCCATTCTTTTGACAGCTAATTTTGTTCCGTCTTCAAGTTCACCCTTGTAAACTGCTCCAAAACCTCCACGTCCCAGCTCGTTTTCTGGCGCAAAATTGTTGGTCACTTTGCGTAAAACCTGAAAAGATATTACCAGGTTCCCTGCTTCAAGAACCTGAGTATTATCCAACCTATCAATGGTCCCACTCTCGGTACTGCCACCAGTTCGAGTATACGAGGCTGAGCTATCCACTACTGCGATTTTTAACATATTACTGGGATCTGATGAATCTTTTGGATGGATCACTTCACCGCCATGATGTTTTATAATCTTTTTTTGGTGACACAGGAAGTAGACAGATGATAGAACTGCGagaaatataaaaattgtaGAACCTGCAGCTGCAGCCACTATGACCAAAACTCGAGATTTGGTCCTATTTTGCGGTTTTGACTTCTCTGTAACAGCAGTAGATGCATTAGCCCTTGTACCTCTACCATCTGGCTTCGGATGAAGATATATGGAAGGATTTCTAGGTGGTGATTCAGGGCTGTCGTTTGGAGAAGAAGGCATTGGAGGTGCAGTATCCAGTGAGGGGGATTGTTTAGGTCCATTACCTGCCAATTTCGGATCACCATCAGTTACGACATTCACATCATCACGGAATCTTGGCAACGGTGGCTCAAAACTGTTCCCTCGTATATTCAATAATCTCAACGATCTCAAAAAAGTAAGATTTGTAGGAATGGTGCCATGTAGATTGTTGCCTTCTAAATGAATTTCAACTAGCGATTGTAAGTTCGCAAGTGAAGGACTAAGGGTGCCATTAAGCccaaaatttttcaaatttattactGAAACATCGTTCCTAGATTCACAACTTATCCCCCACCAAGGCCCTCTACACGGGTCATTACCAACCCATTCAGAAGCAAGTCTTTCCGGGTAATTCAAATCTTGAAGAAAATCTAGAAGAGCACTCACTTCAGGAGCACATGGCTCCCCAGGATCAGATTGGCAAAATGAATTTGACTCATAAGAAACATTTACAGATTTAAACTTTGGTATTGGACCCATGAACATGTTATTGTTCAAATCCAATACTTGAAGGTTCATACTTGCCAAGCTTTGGGGAATCAGGCCAACGAGCCGATTCCCATTGAGGTTAAGCTGTCTTAATGAATTTAAATCTCCAATGTTGTCAGGAATCGAACCCGTAAATTGATTACCATGGAGCCATAGCTGAGTTAACCCAACCATGGTTCCAACTACATCAATAGGACCACTAATACCACCCCCATCTTGATTATTCAACCACAAAACCTGCACCATGGAGTCACGAAAGCTGCTGGGTAAAACACCGGTGAGCATGTTACCCGACAATCTTAACGAAGTGAGAGACGGAAACTTCCCGAAAAACGCCGGCACTGGTCCGACAATGTTGCAACTGGAGCAAGAAAAATTAGCCAACTGGGAACACTCTGCTAGCTCACTGGGTATACTCCACCCCGAACTCCGATTAAAGGGATTATCATCAATTGCCAACACGCGAATACTACGAAGACCTTGAAAAAAATCAGCAGGGATTGTCTCGAATTCATTAAAATCCAGGTATACGAATTGTAAATTGGACAATCCACTGAAAGATGGCAGCTTTCCATTAAAGTTGTTTCTCTGGAGGCCAACATTCATCAGCATGTCCAATTGATTAAAATTCTGTGGCAAAGGGCCCTTTAATCCAAGGCCCTGAACCTGGATTTGAGTGATTCTGCCATTAGAACAGAACACATGTGGCCAAGAAGGAGGGCCACAGGGGTCGATTCCCCCATCAGGCCATTTCAAAAGCTCTGGATTTTCTAACCCAATTCTGAAATCATCCAAAATCTTGAAGTCATTTTGGTCGGTA from the Primulina tabacum isolate GXHZ01 chromosome 8, ASM2559414v2, whole genome shotgun sequence genome contains:
- the LOC142553581 gene encoding LOW QUALITY PROTEIN: receptor protein kinase TMK1-like (The sequence of the model RefSeq protein was modified relative to this genomic sequence to represent the inferred CDS: deleted 1 base in 1 codon), which codes for MEVAPRKLMHVVRVLFICILGVVNGVTDQNDFKILDDFRIGLENPELLKWPDGGIDPCGPPSWPHVFCSNGRITQIQVQGLGLKGPLPQNFNQLDMLMNVGLQRNNFNGKLPSFSGLSNLQFVYLDFNEFETIPADFFQGLRSIRVLAIDDNPFNRSSGWSIPSELAECSQLANFSCSSCNIVGPVPAFFGKFPSLTSLRLSGNMLTGVLPSSFRDSMVQVLWLNNQDGGGISGPIDVVGTMVGLTQLWLHGNQFTGSIPDNIGDLNSLRQLNLNGNRLVGLIPQSLASMNLQVLDLNNNMFMGPIPKFKSVNVSYESNSFCQSDPGEPCAPEVSALLDFLQDLNYPERLASEWVGNDPCRGPWWGISCESRNDVSVINLKNFGLNGTLSPSLANLQSLVEIHLEGNNLHGTIPTNLTFLRSLRLLNIRGNSFEPPLPRFRDDVNVVTDGDPKLAGNGPKQSPSLDTAPPMPSSPNDSPESPPRNPSIYLHPKPDGRGTRANASTAVTEKSKPQNRTKSRVLVIVAAAAGSTIFIFLAVLSSVYFLCHQKKIIKHHGGEVIHPKDSSDPSNMLKIAVVDSSASYTRTGGSTESGTIDRLDNTQVLEAGNLVISFQVLRKVTNNFAPENELGRGGFGAVYKGELEDGTKLAVKRMEAVAVSKKALNEFQVEIAVLSNVRHRHLVSLLGYSAEGHERVLVYEYMSQGALSGHLFRWKSLSLQPLSWARRLVIALDVARGVEYLHSLAHQSFIHRDLKSSNILLDDDFRAKVSDFGLVKLAPDRERSVATRLAGTFGYLAPEYAVTGKITTKVDIFSFGVVLMELLTGLVALDENRPEENRYLAEWFWQIKSNKDTLIASIDPSLDAKEEIYDSIYITAELAGHCTAREANHRPDMGHIVNVLARLVEKWKPYEDMDQCSGIDMTLPLPQMLKGWQEADIQDFSGTCDSKGSIPAKPSGFADSFTSADAR